A window of the Balaenoptera acutorostrata chromosome 13, mBalAcu1.1, whole genome shotgun sequence genome harbors these coding sequences:
- the CHST9 gene encoding carbohydrate sulfotransferase 9 isoform X2, translating into MSEEPKNKEENLLNSERPTRVFTENNHSQGEAQVLSRITGSPTIQLIEKHQGTKTLFRKFSEMNWPVDIRPLNKSLVTDSKWKRIDATQEKRRSFLQEFCKKYGGVSRPQAHLFHMVSRIYVEDKHKILYCEVPKAGCSNWKRILMVLNGLAPSAYNISHDAVHYGKHLKKLDSFDLKGIYTRLNTYTKAVFVRDPMERLVSAFRDKFEHPNSYYHPVFGKAIIKKYRPNACEEELNNGSGVKFKEFIHYLLDSHRPVGMDIHWEKISKLCYPCLIHYDFVGKFETLEEDANYFLQLIGAPKKLKFPNFKDRHSSDKRTNAQVVRQYLKDLTRTERQLIYDFYYLDYLMFNYTTPFS; encoded by the coding sequence ATGTCCGAGGAGCCcaagaataaagaggaaaatctACTCAACTCTGAGAGGCCTACTAGGGTCTTCACAGAGAACAACCACTCCCAAGGAGAGGCTCAAGTTTTGAGTAGGATCACAGGGTCACCAACAATTCAGTTGATTGAAAAACATCAAGGGACTAAGACCCTTTTCAGGAAGTTCAGCGAAATGAATTGGCCGGTGGACATTCGCCCTTTAAACAAAAGCTTAGTCACAGATAGCAAATGGAAGAGAATTGATGCAACTCAAGAAAAACGCAGGTCTTTccttcaggaattttgcaagaaGTACGGTGGGGTGAGTCGTCCTCAAGCCCATCTTTTTCACATGGTCTCCAGGATCTATGTagaagataaacacaaaattTTATACTGCGAAGTACCAAAGGCTGGCTGTTCCAACTGGAAGAGAATTCTGATGGTACTCAACGGATTGGCCCCCTCCGCATACAACATCTCCCATGATGCTGTTCACTACGGGAAGCATTTGAAAAAGCTCGACAGCTTCGACTTAAAAGGGATTTATACTCGTTTAAATACCTACACCAAAGCTGTGTTTGTTCGTGATCCCATGGAAAGATTAGTGTCTGCATTTAGGGACAAATTTGAACACCCCAATAGTTATTACCATCCAGTATTTGGAAAGGCAATTATAAAGAAATATCGGCCGAATGCCTgtgaagaagaattaaataatggATCTGGCGTCAAATTCAAAGAGTTCATCCACTATTTGCTGGATTCCCACCGTCCAGTAGGAATGGACATTCACTGGGAAAAGATCAGCAAACTCTGCTATCCGTGTTTGATCCACTATGATTTTGTAGGAAAATTTGAAActttggaagaagatgccaaTTACTTTTTACAGCTGATTGGAGCTCCAAAAAAGCTGAAATTTCCCAACTTTAAGGATAGACACTCTTCTGATAAAAGAACCAATGCTCAGGTGGTGAGACAGTATTTAAAGGATCTGACTAGAACTGAGAGACAATTAATCTATGACTTTTATTACTTGGATTATTTGATGTTTAATTATACAACTCCATTTTCATAG